The Pelistega ratti genome window below encodes:
- the hemA gene encoding glutamyl-tRNA reductase, whose amino-acid sequence MTTDVLTFGLNHHSAPVSVRERVSMSGDLIRPALDALRSAFGSSLREATILSTCNRTEIYVAGKPEIAEHIPTWMADFNSLDSTLIKPHLYQYNQEEAVRHAFRVASGLDSMVLGEAQILGQMKTAVRTANEAGALGTMLNQLFQKTFSVAKEVRTQTAIGAQSVSMAAAAVRLAERVFGDLSQTKILFVGAGEMIELCATHFSAQNPKSMMIANRTLEKGEALAARFDAKTMRLADLPNVLHEYDIVVSCTASALPILGLGMIQKTIRQRRFSPMVMVDLAVPRDIEPEVASIDEVYLYTVDDLGRVVQMGNDARQAAVIQAEAIIDSRVQSFMHWVHNRQVVPVIQGLNQAAHSVAEIELEKVRKLLAKGVSPEEALERLAKALTQKYMHAPMQVLNRSEQDERAQLLGVLPKLFPFQMPENTSSEH is encoded by the coding sequence ATGACAACAGATGTATTAACTTTTGGTTTAAATCATCACTCCGCACCTGTTTCAGTGCGTGAGCGAGTGTCTATGTCTGGCGATTTAATTCGTCCTGCTTTAGATGCGTTGCGTTCTGCGTTTGGATCTTCTCTAAGAGAAGCCACTATCTTATCAACCTGTAATCGTACAGAGATTTATGTCGCAGGAAAACCAGAGATTGCTGAACATATTCCTACATGGATGGCAGATTTTAATTCGCTAGATTCTACCCTGATCAAACCTCATCTTTATCAATATAATCAAGAAGAGGCGGTTCGCCATGCATTCCGTGTGGCTTCAGGCTTAGATTCTATGGTGCTAGGTGAAGCACAAATTTTAGGTCAAATGAAAACAGCGGTACGCACAGCAAATGAAGCAGGTGCATTAGGTACTATGCTAAATCAGCTTTTCCAAAAAACCTTTTCAGTTGCAAAAGAGGTTCGTACTCAAACAGCCATTGGGGCACAATCTGTTTCTATGGCAGCAGCTGCAGTGCGTTTAGCAGAGCGAGTATTTGGTGATTTAAGTCAAACCAAAATCTTATTTGTTGGGGCGGGTGAAATGATTGAGCTTTGTGCAACGCATTTCTCGGCACAAAATCCTAAATCCATGATGATTGCTAACCGTACGCTTGAAAAAGGAGAGGCCTTAGCGGCTCGCTTTGATGCTAAAACAATGCGTTTAGCCGATTTACCTAATGTGCTACATGAATATGATATTGTGGTCTCCTGTACGGCATCTGCTTTACCTATTTTGGGTCTAGGGATGATTCAAAAAACCATTCGTCAAAGACGCTTTAGTCCTATGGTGATGGTTGATTTAGCTGTCCCTCGTGATATTGAACCTGAAGTCGCGTCTATTGATGAAGTGTATCTTTATACGGTAGATGATTTGGGACGTGTGGTGCAGATGGGTAATGATGCCCGTCAAGCCGCTGTAATTCAGGCAGAAGCGATTATTGATAGTCGTGTACAAAGTTTTATGCATTGGGTACATAACCGTCAAGTAGTTCCTGTGATCCAAGGGCTTAATCAAGCCGCCCATTCTGTAGCAGAGATTGAACTTGAAAAAGTGCGTAAATTATTAGCCAAAGGGGTTAGTCCAGAAGAGGCATTAGAGCGTTTAGCAAAAGCATTGACACAAAAATATATGCATGCCCCCATGCAGGTTCTTAACCGTAGTGAGCAAGATGAGAGAGCTCAGTTATTAGGCGTATTGCCTAAGCTTTTCCCTTTTCAAATGCCAGAAAATACTTCTTCTGAGCATTAG
- a CDS encoding nucleotidyl transferase AbiEii/AbiGii toxin family protein, translated as MYFKPHFDILPFAQKFLWNDLAPSKSLGFVLYGGTAVALQLGHRQSVDFDFFTELPLDKKRIFNEFSFMSFATVIQDEVDSLSVIVPIKEDFVKISFFGAITNGRFNDPLQTEDGVLYIAHLEDLLATKLKTVMQRVEVKDYQDISAMLKYGVDIDLALSIATKMYKPEFSPQLALKTISYFEGGDFALLTQEDKNRLQQASSDAFNRDNYYQDISLEKHLLPLKTYG; from the coding sequence ATGTACTTTAAACCTCATTTTGATATTTTACCTTTCGCTCAAAAATTCCTGTGGAATGACTTGGCTCCCAGTAAATCATTAGGCTTTGTCTTGTATGGTGGTACAGCGGTTGCTTTACAGCTAGGACATAGGCAGTCAGTGGATTTTGATTTTTTTACAGAGTTACCATTAGATAAAAAGCGTATTTTTAATGAGTTTTCTTTTATGTCTTTTGCAACAGTGATTCAAGATGAAGTAGATTCATTAAGTGTTATTGTGCCTATTAAAGAGGACTTTGTTAAAATTTCTTTCTTTGGTGCAATTACGAATGGACGTTTTAATGATCCTCTTCAAACGGAAGATGGGGTATTATACATAGCCCATTTAGAAGATTTATTAGCCACAAAACTTAAGACAGTGATGCAACGGGTTGAAGTCAAAGACTATCAAGATATATCAGCTATGCTTAAATATGGTGTAGATATTGATTTAGCGTTATCTATTGCGACAAAAATGTATAAACCTGAATTCTCACCACAACTTGCACTAAAAACAATAAGCTACTTTGAAGGTGGAGACTTTGCCTTACTAACACAAGAAGATAAAAATAGATTGCAACAGGCTAGTAGTGATGCTTTTAATAGAGATAACTATTATCAAGATATATCGTTAGAAAAGCATTTATTACCATTAAAGACATATGGTTAA
- a CDS encoding chloride channel protein, with translation MSSRITILLAILATGILAGLGAAALTWLIHGIEYLAFGQSEATKRIITAGTSPKRRIIAMFIGSIIVALGWYYLSYKERNIIHIHTVVEGTHQQHPAFFPSVLHTVLQIIAVGCGAPIGREAAPRELGALFAERISHYLHIDPVTRKTIIASGAAAGLAAVYQVPFAGVLFTLEILLGVFSITNACIAIAISVLAVFVAQIGVNAETFYLVTQIEGDIYTTLIAAVVGAIIGIPATYFSLAIQQAEKQRIKGKKILWTLPLAFLITGILAIYFPQILGNGRSAAQIAFWGSSLWLCIGLLISKALVVWLTLKSGAYGGTLTPSVALGALSGLLIGLLLQTYYPSIDLTAMSLAGAVAFLAVSMRAPLTAFALIIGFTGQEFDAYLPLLAAVTCAMGTSSFINYSKPLSDKP, from the coding sequence TTGTCTTCTCGCATCACTATTCTATTGGCTATTCTGGCGACAGGTATTCTAGCTGGTTTAGGAGCAGCCGCTTTAACATGGCTCATTCATGGTATTGAATACTTAGCTTTTGGACAGAGCGAGGCAACAAAACGAATCATTACCGCAGGAACATCACCCAAAAGACGAATTATCGCCATGTTTATTGGCTCTATTATCGTTGCCTTAGGTTGGTATTATCTTTCATATAAAGAAAGAAATATTATTCATATCCATACTGTAGTAGAAGGTACTCACCAACAACACCCTGCTTTCTTTCCTAGTGTATTACATACCGTACTCCAAATCATTGCTGTTGGCTGTGGTGCCCCTATTGGTCGAGAAGCCGCCCCTCGTGAATTGGGTGCATTATTTGCTGAACGAATAAGTCATTATTTACACATAGATCCCGTTACTCGAAAAACAATTATTGCAAGTGGTGCTGCCGCTGGTCTCGCCGCTGTTTATCAAGTACCTTTTGCTGGCGTACTGTTTACACTTGAAATTTTACTAGGGGTTTTCTCTATTACCAATGCCTGTATTGCCATTGCTATTTCTGTTTTAGCCGTTTTTGTGGCACAAATAGGTGTCAATGCAGAAACCTTTTATCTTGTAACTCAAATTGAGGGAGATATTTATACAACATTAATTGCTGCTGTAGTAGGTGCAATCATTGGAATTCCTGCTACTTACTTTAGTCTTGCTATTCAACAAGCAGAAAAACAGCGTATAAAAGGAAAAAAGATTCTCTGGACACTTCCCCTTGCCTTTTTAATAACAGGGATATTAGCTATCTATTTCCCCCAAATTCTCGGTAATGGTCGCTCTGCGGCACAAATAGCTTTTTGGGGAAGTTCGCTCTGGCTATGTATTGGTTTACTTATCAGTAAAGCACTAGTGGTTTGGCTCACCTTAAAATCAGGTGCTTATGGCGGAACACTCACACCTAGTGTTGCGTTAGGTGCTTTATCAGGCTTGCTAATTGGTCTTCTATTACAAACTTACTACCCCAGTATTGATTTAACCGCTATGTCACTTGCTGGTGCCGTTGCTTTCCTAGCCGTAAGTATGCGCGCCCCTCTTACCGCTTTTGCGCTGATTATTGGCTTTACTGGACAAGAATTTGATGCCTACCTTCCCCTATTAGCCGCAGTCACTTGTGCAATGGGTACATCCTCTTTTATCAACTACTCAAAACCTTTAAGTGATAAACCATAA
- a CDS encoding Bcr/CflA family efflux MFS transporter translates to MQTIQIVLKKKGLFLLLILLGLTGPFSIDMYLAAFPLILKDLQTTPHMLSFTLIGFSLFMAIGMLLMGTLSDKFGRKPILLIGLGVYIISSLGIVFTPNIELFIVFRIAQAFGAGGMVSVPMAIIKDSFSDEERTRTIATLQMFTVLGPTIAPVLGAQLIKYFSWHASFIVLAFVAIISLLLAIFFQETLSVERRLKVGVFQSILSLKEVIKNKSFMLFLFSTAMTSVIFMGYLAISSYIYIAWFSLSETSFSFYFAANSMLLVLGPKTYLIIKKRYKPSVILRSALFIIFTASILTATIGQYSPLLFLICFAPVALSNSFMRSFATDVLLGQPEMNAGASASMISFIYVALGSIGMFITSAVDTGYVITLGIIGIVVSIVSFILVHYYTRYGLSLKGFE, encoded by the coding sequence ATGCAAACAATACAAATAGTCTTAAAAAAGAAAGGCTTATTTCTTCTACTTATCCTTTTGGGCTTAACAGGCCCTTTTTCAATTGATATGTACTTGGCTGCATTTCCTTTGATTTTAAAAGATTTGCAAACAACACCCCATATGTTGAGTTTTACCTTAATTGGTTTTTCGCTTTTTATGGCAATTGGTATGCTATTAATGGGGACATTAAGTGATAAATTTGGTCGAAAACCTATTTTATTGATAGGGTTAGGGGTGTATATTATTAGTTCTTTAGGTATTGTGTTTACACCTAATATTGAGTTATTTATTGTTTTTCGTATTGCTCAGGCTTTTGGTGCTGGTGGTATGGTATCAGTCCCTATGGCGATTATTAAGGATAGTTTTTCTGATGAAGAACGTACAAGAACAATTGCTACCTTGCAGATGTTTACCGTATTAGGGCCTACAATTGCGCCTGTGCTGGGTGCTCAGTTAATTAAGTATTTTTCTTGGCATGCGAGTTTTATTGTTTTGGCATTTGTAGCGATAATAAGTTTACTTTTGGCTATTTTCTTTCAAGAAACGCTATCAGTAGAGCGACGATTAAAGGTGGGTGTTTTTCAGTCTATTCTTTCGTTAAAAGAGGTTATTAAAAATAAGAGCTTTATGCTTTTTCTTTTTTCAACAGCGATGACCTCAGTAATTTTTATGGGGTATTTGGCAATCAGCTCCTATATCTATATTGCTTGGTTTAGTCTGAGTGAAACAAGTTTTAGTTTTTATTTTGCCGCTAATTCTATGCTGTTGGTACTTGGCCCTAAAACTTATTTGATTATAAAGAAACGTTATAAACCCTCGGTTATTTTACGATCTGCTTTGTTTATCATTTTTACTGCGAGTATTTTAACGGCAACAATAGGGCAGTATTCTCCTCTTTTATTTTTAATTTGCTTTGCTCCTGTGGCATTAAGTAATAGTTTTATGCGGTCTTTTGCAACGGATGTGCTATTAGGACAACCAGAGATGAATGCAGGAGCTTCCGCCTCGATGATTAGTTTTATTTATGTAGCTCTAGGTTCTATAGGAATGTTTATCACGAGTGCGGTAGATACAGGTTATGTTATAACCCTAGGTATTATTGGTATTGTAGTGAGTATAGTGAGTTTTATCTTGGTGCATTATTATACGCGTTATGGTTTATCACTTAAAGGTTTTGAGTAG
- the yidC gene encoding membrane protein insertase YidC, producing MDIKRAILWMIFIFSSFMVWSNWQMYNAPQQPVQANTTTPVQHNVPASVSDVVATNTTTAPSEKVVITTDVFKLTFDTLGAQLVHAELIKHYDTEDKTKATVLLDNEQFTYTVQSGLIAAANVQKSYPKQDTPFTFVSSEKVLSGDTLDVVFRAESDGIELTRTYTLHKGNYRIDVKDDVKNISTESQSPSLYLQITRDNHEPAGGISMAPTYTGWAVYSDAERFQKVTFEEIDKNSAEYIKTASDGWISFIQHFFVTAWIPEQGKERSIQLRKAGKDVYAISTVEALGTLSPGQSTISKATLWVGPQDQKALAAIDPTLDLVVDYGWLTLIAKPMFKLMSWLYSWIGNWGWTIVVLTIIIKLLLYPLSAASYRSMAKMKNVSPRIQALREQYGDDRQKLNAAMMEMYRTEKINPLGGCLPILLQIPVFLTLYRVLLASVEMRGAPWLGWITDLSAADPYFILPLIMMATMFLQMKLNPTPPDPMQARIMMIMPLVFGAMMFMFPAGLVLYWVVNNILSIIQQWWITRSLNKAANDQILTHK from the coding sequence ATGGATATTAAACGTGCCATCCTGTGGATGATTTTTATTTTCTCGTCCTTTATGGTCTGGAGTAATTGGCAAATGTACAATGCGCCTCAACAGCCTGTACAAGCAAATACTACCACACCTGTACAGCATAATGTACCAGCTTCTGTTTCGGATGTGGTTGCAACAAATACGACGACAGCTCCTTCAGAAAAGGTAGTGATTACCACTGATGTGTTTAAGCTAACTTTTGATACGTTGGGTGCGCAATTAGTACATGCAGAATTAATTAAGCATTATGATACTGAAGATAAGACAAAAGCGACTGTACTTTTGGATAATGAGCAATTTACTTACACGGTACAAAGTGGTTTAATTGCTGCAGCGAATGTACAAAAATCCTATCCTAAACAAGATACGCCTTTTACATTCGTTTCTTCTGAAAAAGTATTAAGTGGTGATACGCTTGATGTAGTCTTTCGTGCCGAATCTGATGGTATTGAGCTAACACGTACCTATACCTTACATAAAGGCAATTACCGTATTGATGTGAAAGATGATGTCAAAAATATCAGTACCGAATCACAAAGTCCTTCACTCTATTTGCAAATTACCCGTGATAATCATGAGCCTGCAGGAGGTATTTCAATGGCTCCTACCTATACAGGTTGGGCAGTTTATTCGGATGCAGAGCGTTTTCAGAAAGTAACTTTTGAAGAGATTGATAAGAATTCGGCTGAGTATATTAAAACGGCTTCTGATGGTTGGATTAGTTTTATTCAACACTTTTTTGTAACAGCATGGATTCCAGAGCAAGGAAAAGAGCGTTCTATTCAACTGCGTAAAGCAGGTAAAGATGTCTATGCTATTAGCACTGTTGAGGCATTAGGAACTTTATCGCCAGGTCAATCAACAATCTCTAAAGCAACATTATGGGTAGGGCCTCAAGATCAAAAAGCCTTAGCAGCCATTGATCCTACGTTAGATTTAGTCGTGGATTATGGTTGGCTTACCCTTATTGCCAAACCCATGTTTAAACTAATGAGTTGGTTATATAGCTGGATTGGTAACTGGGGTTGGACGATTGTTGTATTGACAATTATTATCAAGCTATTACTTTATCCCTTATCAGCGGCTAGTTACCGTTCAATGGCGAAAATGAAAAATGTATCGCCTCGTATTCAGGCATTACGTGAGCAATATGGTGATGATCGCCAAAAATTGAATGCAGCCATGATGGAAATGTACCGTACCGAGAAAATTAATCCGCTTGGTGGGTGCTTACCTATTTTATTACAAATCCCTGTATTCTTAACGTTATACCGTGTGCTATTAGCAAGTGTTGAAATGCGTGGTGCTCCATGGTTAGGGTGGATTACGGATCTTTCAGCAGCTGACCCGTACTTTATTCTGCCGTTAATTATGATGGCAACAATGTTCTTGCAGATGAAGTTAAACCCAACACCACCTGATCCTATGCAGGCGCGTATCATGATGATTATGCCATTAGTGTTTGGTGCGATGATGTTTATGTTCCCTGCAGGTTTAGTGCTTTACTGGGTTGTCAATAATATTTTATCGATTATTCAACAATGGTGGATTACACGCAGTTTAAATAAAGCGGCGAATGATCAGATTTTGACACATAAATAA
- the yidD gene encoding membrane protein insertion efficiency factor YidD, whose protein sequence is MLSKLFIAPIRFYQYVLSPWLGRSCRFTPTCSAYTIEAIQKHGPFKGVYLGAHRICRCNPWCKGGHDPVPDVIKKP, encoded by the coding sequence ATGTTGAGTAAACTTTTTATAGCCCCCATAAGATTTTATCAATATGTGTTAAGCCCTTGGTTAGGTAGAAGCTGCCGGTTTACGCCAACTTGTTCGGCTTACACTATAGAAGCCATTCAAAAGCATGGTCCTTTTAAAGGTGTTTATTTGGGTGCTCATCGTATTTGTCGATGCAATCCTTGGTGTAAAGGGGGGCATGACCCAGTACCTGATGTGATAAAAAAACCTTAA
- the rnpA gene encoding ribonuclease P protein component — protein sequence MSSANYPKEARLHRPSEFAQVFSHKRATRGALFTLHYCPNSVERARLGIIIAKRNAALSVTRSTIKRVIREVFRLHQHQLYPKDYVVRLHRHIEPCSLRALRKMVRTEIISLFEKQLEQK from the coding sequence ATGTCTAGCGCCAACTATCCCAAAGAGGCGCGTCTGCATCGCCCCTCTGAATTTGCTCAAGTTTTTTCTCATAAACGCGCAACTCGAGGGGCTTTGTTTACTTTGCATTATTGCCCTAATTCTGTTGAGCGAGCGCGTTTAGGTATAATTATTGCTAAACGGAATGCTGCACTTTCTGTAACGAGAAGCACAATTAAGCGTGTTATTAGAGAAGTTTTTCGTTTACATCAACACCAACTTTATCCCAAAGATTATGTTGTCCGTCTTCATCGTCATATAGAACCTTGTTCTTTGCGAGCTTTACGGAAAATGGTGCGTACTGAAATCATATCGCTTTTTGAGAAACAGCTGGAGCAAAAATGA
- the rpmH gene encoding 50S ribosomal protein L34, with product MKRTFQPSVTRRKRTHGFRVRMKTRGGRAVINARRAKGRKRLAV from the coding sequence ATGAAACGTACTTTCCAACCTTCAGTTACTCGTCGTAAACGCACTCACGGTTTCCGTGTTCGTATGAAAACTCGTGGTGGTCGTGCTGTTATTAACGCACGTCGTGCAAAAGGTCGTAAACGCTTAGCTGTTTAA
- the dnaA gene encoding chromosomal replication initiator protein DnaA: MIEFWQQCTNHLSKGLPPTQIKQWILPLVPLGFNEEETEFHISAPSRLKQKWAQQYYAPVIQQFIKDNFNHDARVVVLINAPEAADIAKTITDSKEASEENTISTVATEQVSSSQTPKTTLDVVETSIAPVEQVYTTKDSSLIAQPNHIELIEGIEVEIDESGIEEPIEQNFSQQISTHSPKQHSGKGKHQPDTKVDFIYKGILDVPASLKSVYDATRLNPNHTFANLVVGHSNELAHATAANVVTHIGQMGYNPLFLYGSTGLGKTHLMHAIGNEIFQKKELRKIRYIHANDYYLDVVRSVKGGGLFEYNTQIMQEYQNLDLLLIDDIQFFQNKKSTQEQFFHLFDLMVSKNKQVVISSDTYPKELADIDARLISRFSSGLTIQIEPPELEMRVAILMRKAENHPIIRLTDEAAFFIAKHIRSNIRELEGGLQRVIATATFKKEHEITVDLCKEVLKDVLRVSNGLLTVENIQKTVADFYKIRVADMYSKTRKANIVRARHIAMYLAKELTRKSLPDLGEAFGGRDHSTVHHAVEKITEHRANDRELNHDLHVLEQTLKG; the protein is encoded by the coding sequence ATGATTGAATTTTGGCAACAATGTACTAATCACCTCTCAAAAGGTTTACCCCCCACACAAATTAAACAGTGGATATTACCTTTGGTACCATTAGGGTTTAATGAAGAGGAAACAGAATTTCATATTTCAGCACCAAGCCGTCTTAAACAGAAATGGGCTCAGCAGTATTACGCTCCTGTCATACAGCAGTTTATTAAAGATAATTTTAATCATGATGCTAGAGTCGTTGTGTTAATTAATGCACCCGAAGCAGCAGATATCGCAAAAACCATTACCGATAGCAAAGAGGCATCTGAGGAAAACACAATATCTACTGTCGCCACAGAGCAAGTATCTTCCAGTCAAACGCCAAAAACGACTCTAGATGTTGTAGAAACGTCAATAGCACCTGTTGAGCAAGTATATACTACTAAAGACTCTTCCCTCATTGCTCAGCCTAATCATATTGAGCTTATCGAAGGAATTGAGGTTGAAATTGATGAAAGTGGTATAGAAGAACCTATTGAACAAAATTTTTCTCAGCAAATAAGCACCCATTCCCCAAAACAGCATTCGGGTAAGGGTAAGCATCAACCTGATACCAAAGTAGATTTTATCTACAAAGGTATCTTAGATGTTCCTGCTTCACTTAAAAGCGTGTATGATGCGACTCGACTGAATCCTAACCATACCTTTGCTAATTTAGTCGTAGGGCATTCTAATGAGTTAGCACACGCTACAGCAGCTAACGTTGTAACGCATATTGGTCAAATGGGCTATAATCCTCTATTCCTCTATGGTAGTACAGGTTTAGGTAAAACGCACTTAATGCACGCCATTGGCAATGAAATTTTTCAGAAAAAAGAATTACGAAAAATACGCTACATCCACGCCAATGATTATTACCTTGATGTCGTTAGGTCTGTCAAAGGGGGTGGGCTGTTTGAATATAATACGCAGATTATGCAAGAATACCAAAATCTTGACTTACTGCTTATTGATGATATTCAGTTCTTTCAAAATAAAAAATCCACACAAGAACAATTTTTCCATCTGTTTGATCTAATGGTTAGCAAAAACAAACAGGTGGTCATTAGTTCAGATACCTATCCCAAAGAATTGGCAGATATTGATGCACGCTTAATTTCACGCTTTAGCTCGGGTTTAACCATTCAGATTGAACCCCCTGAGCTAGAGATGCGTGTGGCTATTTTGATGCGAAAAGCAGAAAACCATCCTATTATTCGCCTAACCGATGAAGCCGCTTTCTTTATTGCGAAACATATCCGTAGTAATATTCGTGAATTAGAAGGTGGTTTACAGCGTGTTATTGCGACAGCTACCTTTAAGAAAGAACATGAAATCACGGTTGATTTATGTAAAGAGGTTTTAAAAGATGTTCTTCGTGTGTCTAATGGTTTACTCACGGTAGAGAATATTCAAAAAACTGTCGCTGATTTCTATAAAATACGCGTAGCGGATATGTACTCTAAAACGCGAAAAGCCAATATTGTTCGCGCTCGTCATATCGCTATGTATCTAGCCAAAGAATTAACCCGTAAAAGCCTACCCGATTTAGGGGAAGCTTTTGGGGGTCGTGATCATTCAACAGTGCATCATGCTGTTGAAAAAATCACAGAGCATCGTGCAAATGATCGAGAGCTCAATCATGATTTGCATGTTTTAGAACAAACGTTAAAAGGATAA
- the dnaN gene encoding DNA polymerase III subunit beta — translation MQLFQASTDALLKPLLTVVGIVERKTTMPILSHVLLRKQGDKMAFVANDMLIQITTHANFGVGDDVEAVTVSARKLQDILRALPPAGQVSANVIDQKMTLQCSGSRFSLQTLPGKDFPSLAEPEQWNHEFTMSQGQLRRLFNMIHYAMAQQDIRYYLNGMLLVLEPGLIHTVATDGHRLAHTAEVVEQVNSEASVIIPRKTVDQMMRLLDDSDQEVAISIADAQIRFRFGDVELISKLVEGKFPDYKRVIPTDYELHLQINREELLRNLQRAAILVTEDKLHSIKLHFGENLLRISSSNLEQEESKMELTLDYQGTPFDIGFNATYLLDVLNMAKTESVIISLKGESNSSVVISLPNNEHFRYVVMPLRI, via the coding sequence ATGCAATTATTCCAAGCCAGTACAGATGCACTCTTAAAACCACTTCTTACCGTGGTTGGTATTGTTGAACGTAAAACAACAATGCCGATACTTTCTCATGTTTTATTGAGAAAACAAGGTGACAAAATGGCTTTTGTTGCCAATGATATGCTGATCCAGATTACCACACATGCTAATTTTGGCGTGGGTGATGATGTGGAAGCAGTCACCGTTTCTGCTCGTAAACTGCAAGATATTTTACGTGCTTTGCCACCAGCTGGACAAGTCAGTGCCAATGTCATTGATCAAAAAATGACATTACAATGCTCAGGTAGTCGTTTTTCACTACAAACATTGCCTGGTAAAGATTTTCCTTCTTTGGCAGAACCTGAACAATGGAATCATGAATTTACCATGAGTCAAGGGCAATTACGCCGTCTCTTTAATATGATTCATTATGCCATGGCGCAACAAGATATTCGCTATTACCTCAATGGTATGTTGTTGGTATTAGAGCCGGGCTTAATTCATACAGTCGCAACCGATGGTCACCGCTTAGCCCATACCGCAGAAGTGGTTGAGCAAGTCAATAGCGAGGCGAGTGTCATCATTCCTCGTAAGACAGTGGATCAGATGATGCGTCTATTAGATGATAGCGATCAAGAGGTGGCTATTAGTATTGCAGATGCACAAATCCGTTTCCGTTTTGGTGATGTTGAGCTGATTTCTAAACTAGTTGAAGGTAAATTCCCAGACTATAAGCGTGTTATTCCTACCGATTATGAGTTACACCTTCAAATTAACCGTGAAGAATTACTTCGCAACCTACAACGTGCCGCTATTTTAGTCACTGAAGATAAATTACACAGTATCAAACTCCATTTTGGTGAGAATCTGCTTCGCATTTCTTCATCTAACTTAGAGCAAGAAGAATCCAAAATGGAACTTACTCTTGATTATCAAGGCACACCATTTGATATTGGCTTTAATGCAACCTATCTTTTAGATGTACTCAATATGGCAAAAACCGAAAGCGTTATTATTTCACTCAAAGGAGAATCTAATTCTTCTGTGGTGATTTCATTACCTAATAATGAACATTTCCGCTATGTGGTCATGCCATTACGCATTTAA